One segment of Channa argus isolate prfri chromosome 17, Channa argus male v1.0, whole genome shotgun sequence DNA contains the following:
- the eif2b4 gene encoding translation initiation factor eIF-2B subunit delta isoform X2 encodes MADSAVTDGPEWKCGIERAKSDGKELTKEEKQRLRKEKKQQKKNKEKKDEKASQESEKVKKPASSAALVSQPATQPLTQKAPSAVPAPAPVSVPPSEVPDPAEKHAKSKAELKAERRARQEAERASKQGKKGEVGQQAATGKPKVQPSELQPVVKRLPEHIQVDNPDVLKKLAKKLERQQIPLRLDYGRKVSLFSHLHQYSRKAPLTQQLSIPSTVIHPAIVRLGLQYSQGIVAGSNARSVALLHAFKQVIRDYTTPPNEELSRDLVNKLKPYISFLNQCRPLSSSMGNAIKYIKKEISNIPSQCKEEEAKSELLSCIERYIDEKIILAAKAIAKYSIEKISDGDVILVYGCSSLVNHILCKALEKSRKFRVIVVDSRPRLEGREALRRLVQRGISCTYVLISAVSYILPEVSKVFLGAHALLANGYVMSRVGTSQIALVAKAFNVPVLVCCETYKFCERVQTDSFVSNELDDPDDLIVTRKGKTHLKDWQQVDSLRLLNLVYDVTPPDFVDLVITDLGMIPCTSVPVVLRVKNVDQ; translated from the exons ATGGCTGACAGTGCAGTGACAG ATGGACCTGAGTGGAAATGTGGAATTGAACGTGCAAAG AGTGATGGTAAAGAGCTGACCAAAGAGGAGAAGCAACGgctgagaaaagagaagaaacaacaaaagaaaaacaaagagaaaaaagatgaaaaggcTTCACAGGAAAGTGAGAAAGTGAAGAAGCCTGCTAGTTCAGCGGCTCTGGTATCCCAGCCTGCAACACAACCCCTAACACAGAAAG CTCCTTCAGCAGTGCCTGCTCCTGCACCAGTTTCCGTGCCTCCGTCAGAAGTACCTGACCCAGCAGAAAAGCATGCAAAGAGTAAAGCAGAGCTGAAAGCTGAGAGAAGAGCTCGGCAAGAGGCCGAGAGGGCCTctaaacagggaaaaaaaggagaggtGGGCCAGCAGGCAGCCACCGGCAAGCCCAAAGTACAGCCCAGTGAGCTGCAGCCAG TGGTAAAGAGGCTCCCAGAACACATCCAAGTAGACAACCcggatgttttaaaaaaactggcCAAGAAGCTGGAAAGACAACAG ATCCCACTCCGGTTAGACTATGGCCGCAAAGTCAGCCTGTTTTCCCATCTCCACCAGTACAGCCGCAAAGCCCCACTTACACAGCAACTCAG cATTCCCTCCACAGTGATTCATCCTGCTATTGTTCGACTGGGTCTCCAGTATTCACAGGGCATTGTGGCAGGATCCAATGCACGCTCGGTAGCTTTACTGCATGCCTTCAAACAG gTAATAAGAGACTATACTACACCTCCAAATGAGGAGTTATCCAGGGACTTGGTAAACAAGCTGAAACCTTATAtcag ctttttaaatcaGTGTCGCCCTCTGTCAAGCAGCATGGGTAATGCAATCAAATACATCAAGAAAGAAATCTCCAATATTCCTAGTCAgtgcaaagaagaagag GCAAAGAGTGAACTTCTGAGCTGCATTGAGCGCTACATTGATGAGAAGATCATACTTGCTGCTAAAGCTATTGCGAAGTACTCAATAGAGAAGATCAGTGATGGAGATGTAATTTTAGTTTATGGATG CTCATCACTGGTCAACCACATTCTCTGCAAGGCCTTGGAAAAAAGCAGGAAGTTCCGAGTGATCGTGGTAGATAGCAGGCCTCGACTGGAGGGCAGGGAGGCCCTGAGGCGTCTGGTCCAGAGAGGCATCAGCTGCACCTATGTCCTTATTTCAGCTGTTTCTTACATCCTTCCAGAG GTATCAAAGGTGTTTCTTGGTGCTCATGCGCTGCTGGCCAATGGTTACGTTATGTCTCGTGTGGGGACATCCCAGATAGCTTTGGTGGCCAAAGCCTTTAATGTGCCTGTGCTGGTGTGTTGTGAGACCTACAAGTTTTGTGAGAGGGTGCAGACCGATTCATTTGTGTCCAATGAACTAG ATGACCCTGATGACCTCATTGTGACCCGTAAAGGAAAGACCCACTTGAAGGACTGGCAGCAAGTGGATTCTCTTCGTCTGCTGAATCTAGTGTATGATGTGACACCGCCTGATTTTGTGGACCTGGTCATCACAGATCTGGGAATGATCCCATGCACCTCTGTCCCTGTGGTGCTGCGAGTCAAAAATGTGGACCAATAA
- the eif2b4 gene encoding translation initiation factor eIF-2B subunit delta isoform X1 — protein sequence MADSAVTDGPEWKCGIERAKSDGKELTKEEKQRLRKEKKQQKKNKEKKDEKASQESEKVKKPASSAALVSQPATQPLTQKAPSAVPAPAPVSVPPSEVPDPAEKHAKSKAELKAERRARQEAERASKQGKKGEVGQQAATGKPKVQPSELQPVVKRLPEHIQVDNPDVLKKLAKKLERQQTPGYNATTMVKIPLRLDYGRKVSLFSHLHQYSRKAPLTQQLSIPSTVIHPAIVRLGLQYSQGIVAGSNARSVALLHAFKQVIRDYTTPPNEELSRDLVNKLKPYISFLNQCRPLSSSMGNAIKYIKKEISNIPSQCKEEEAKSELLSCIERYIDEKIILAAKAIAKYSIEKISDGDVILVYGCSSLVNHILCKALEKSRKFRVIVVDSRPRLEGREALRRLVQRGISCTYVLISAVSYILPEVSKVFLGAHALLANGYVMSRVGTSQIALVAKAFNVPVLVCCETYKFCERVQTDSFVSNELDDPDDLIVTRKGKTHLKDWQQVDSLRLLNLVYDVTPPDFVDLVITDLGMIPCTSVPVVLRVKNVDQ from the exons ATGGCTGACAGTGCAGTGACAG ATGGACCTGAGTGGAAATGTGGAATTGAACGTGCAAAG AGTGATGGTAAAGAGCTGACCAAAGAGGAGAAGCAACGgctgagaaaagagaagaaacaacaaaagaaaaacaaagagaaaaaagatgaaaaggcTTCACAGGAAAGTGAGAAAGTGAAGAAGCCTGCTAGTTCAGCGGCTCTGGTATCCCAGCCTGCAACACAACCCCTAACACAGAAAG CTCCTTCAGCAGTGCCTGCTCCTGCACCAGTTTCCGTGCCTCCGTCAGAAGTACCTGACCCAGCAGAAAAGCATGCAAAGAGTAAAGCAGAGCTGAAAGCTGAGAGAAGAGCTCGGCAAGAGGCCGAGAGGGCCTctaaacagggaaaaaaaggagaggtGGGCCAGCAGGCAGCCACCGGCAAGCCCAAAGTACAGCCCAGTGAGCTGCAGCCAG TGGTAAAGAGGCTCCCAGAACACATCCAAGTAGACAACCcggatgttttaaaaaaactggcCAAGAAGCTGGAAAGACAACAG ACACCAGGGTACAATGCTACTACAATGGTCAAG ATCCCACTCCGGTTAGACTATGGCCGCAAAGTCAGCCTGTTTTCCCATCTCCACCAGTACAGCCGCAAAGCCCCACTTACACAGCAACTCAG cATTCCCTCCACAGTGATTCATCCTGCTATTGTTCGACTGGGTCTCCAGTATTCACAGGGCATTGTGGCAGGATCCAATGCACGCTCGGTAGCTTTACTGCATGCCTTCAAACAG gTAATAAGAGACTATACTACACCTCCAAATGAGGAGTTATCCAGGGACTTGGTAAACAAGCTGAAACCTTATAtcag ctttttaaatcaGTGTCGCCCTCTGTCAAGCAGCATGGGTAATGCAATCAAATACATCAAGAAAGAAATCTCCAATATTCCTAGTCAgtgcaaagaagaagag GCAAAGAGTGAACTTCTGAGCTGCATTGAGCGCTACATTGATGAGAAGATCATACTTGCTGCTAAAGCTATTGCGAAGTACTCAATAGAGAAGATCAGTGATGGAGATGTAATTTTAGTTTATGGATG CTCATCACTGGTCAACCACATTCTCTGCAAGGCCTTGGAAAAAAGCAGGAAGTTCCGAGTGATCGTGGTAGATAGCAGGCCTCGACTGGAGGGCAGGGAGGCCCTGAGGCGTCTGGTCCAGAGAGGCATCAGCTGCACCTATGTCCTTATTTCAGCTGTTTCTTACATCCTTCCAGAG GTATCAAAGGTGTTTCTTGGTGCTCATGCGCTGCTGGCCAATGGTTACGTTATGTCTCGTGTGGGGACATCCCAGATAGCTTTGGTGGCCAAAGCCTTTAATGTGCCTGTGCTGGTGTGTTGTGAGACCTACAAGTTTTGTGAGAGGGTGCAGACCGATTCATTTGTGTCCAATGAACTAG ATGACCCTGATGACCTCATTGTGACCCGTAAAGGAAAGACCCACTTGAAGGACTGGCAGCAAGTGGATTCTCTTCGTCTGCTGAATCTAGTGTATGATGTGACACCGCCTGATTTTGTGGACCTGGTCATCACAGATCTGGGAATGATCCCATGCACCTCTGTCCCTGTGGTGCTGCGAGTCAAAAATGTGGACCAATAA
- the atraid gene encoding all-trans retinoic acid-induced differentiation factor: MKMRAGYSQLKPVVLICIINSCFYASCQLSELQVCKLCKGKIQNDTAVGRFCAKWAGRIDGRCCLGKENTTEHEYILGLDLSNCSLTHVEELHGASTTLIIDLSLNPIVNISDTTFQGFIQMNYMILPGDIVCPGGNTSWQKVEVKKGNRLCEGQKNMCNQTEQQSLNCPENSLCAPYGPGFFECICADNHHGYKCLRAGEFPALQVFGPLGTSTVVISFLLWVTQRRKAKSH, from the exons ATGAAAATGAGAGCTGGGTACAGCCAGCTGAAACCTGTTGTGcttatttgtattattaattcatgtttttacGCGAGCTGCCAATTATCTGAGCTGCAG GTATGTAAGCTCTGTAAGGGGAAGATCCAAAATGACACCGCAGTAGGACGGTTTTGTGCCAAATGGGCAGGAAGGATAGACGGACGCTGCTGTTTGGGAAAGGAAAACACAACCGAGCATGAATACATCCTTGG GTTGGATCTATCCAACTGTTCACTGACACATGTGGAGGAACTTCATGGTGCATCAACAACACTAATAAT agaTCTTTCACTCAACCCCATTGTCAACATCAGTGACACAACATTTCAAGGATTTATTCAAATGAATTACAT GATTTTGCCTGGAGACATAGTTTGTCCAGGAGGCAACACATCCTGGCAGAAGGTTGAGGTCAAAAAGGGAAATCGTCTTTGTGAGGGCCAGAAGAATATGTGCAACCAGACTGAGCAGCAGT CACTTAACTGCCCAGAGAACTCCCTCTGTGCCCCCTATGGCCCAGGCTTCTTTGAGTGCATCTGTGCTGACAACCACCATGGATACAAGTGTCTTCGAGCG GGTGAATTCCCAGCTCTCCAGGTTTTTGGGCCTCTTGGCACATCTACCGTTGTGATCTCTTTTCTGCTGTGGGTCACACAGAGACGTAAGGCCAAATCACACTGA